Genomic window (Candidatus Atribacteria bacterium ADurb.Bin276):
AATTGCTTGCCCAAATTTCTCAATAGTTTTAGGACCAATGTCAAAACCACCCATATTCGCTGGTATTTGATTCCACGCAACTACCTGAGTAGGAACTCCCTCTTTTCCCTCTGCTGCAACAATAAAATCATCGGGCAATATAAAATTGACCTTTTTTTCTTTTGCCATATCCATAATCTTTTTGGCTTCTTCAATCATACTCTCTTCTAGAAGCGAAGTACCAACTTCATATCCCAGAGCCTTAATGAAAGTATAAGACATACCGCCACCAATAAGGAGAACATCAACCTTCTCAATCAATTTCTGTATCACACCGATTTTGCTCGATACCTTTGCTCCACCTAAAATCGCTAAGAAAGGCCGAACTGGGTGATTCAACTTTTCACCAAGGGATTCTAATTCTTTTTCCATGAGGAACCCTGCATAAGCAGGCAAAAAAGCAGCAACGCCAGCCGTTGATGCGTGGGCTCGGTGGGCGGTGCCAAAGGCATCGTTGACATAAATATCAGCTAAGCTTGCTAATGAGCGTGCAAATTCATGATCGTTCGCCTCTTCCTGGGGATAGAATCGAACATTTTCCAGTAGAAGAACCTCACCATCCTTCAGTTTATTAGCCATTTGAGCAACTGATTCGCCAATACAATCGTCAGCTTTTTGCACTTTATAACCAAGAATCTGTTCCAGTTTTAAAGCAACCGGATTCATTTTCAGTTCATCCTTCGGTCCACCCTTCGGTCTTCCCAAATGTGAAACCAATATAACCCGAGCTCCTTGTTCCAACAAAAAACGAATAGTTGGCAAGCTCATGACGATTCGCGTATCATCAGTCACTTCACGCTTCTCATTCAAAGGAACATTAAAATCAACCCGTACTAATACTTTCTTGCCTTTCAACTGGTCTTTAGGAATATCTCGAATGGTTTTTTTGTCCAATTTCTACAACCTCCTCTTATTTATTTTCAAGCATAACTTGGAGTAATTTCGTCTTACTAAGCATTCCAACCACTTTACCCATTCGTACCACCGGGACTGATTCAAAGTCTGATTGGAGGAAAAAATGAATTGCGTCTTCTTCAGTTTGGTTTACTTCAAGAGATTCACTTTTTTCAGATAAAAATTCAGAAACCTCTTTATCAAAAAGTTCCCTCATTTTTTTCCTGAATTCGTAAAAAGATAAGGCGGCACTTCCTAATTCTTTTTTAACTTCGCTCTCAATATAATTAAAAAAATCGCTTCCAGAAAAGTAACCAACTAAGTTTTGTTCCAGATCTACCACCGGAACTCCGGAAAGTTTTCTGCGATTTAAAAACTGAATTGTATCCCCAACGGTATCAAAGTCATTGACAGTTGGAGCTTCTGGAATCATTAGTTCTTCAATAAACAAGTGCGTTCCTCCTCTGGCATTTCTTAACAAACTTTACCAATAATGAGTTCGATAATATCGGTTCGAGACTATTTTACACCATAACACACCTAATAAAAAACCTCCTATGTGAGCAAACCAAGCAACTCCTCCTCTTGAACTCATGCCCAATGAGGTCAAGCCAGAAACCACCTGGAGAAGAATCCAAATTCCTAAGACCAAAACTGCTTTCACCCGCACAAAAGTAACAAAAAAACCAAAAATGAGCATGACAATAACTCTCGCTCCCGGAAAGAGGATGAGATACCCGCCCATTACACCAGCAATAGCACCACTGGCACCGATTGTTGGTATAGTTGACGAAGGAAACAGAAGAGCATGAACCAACCCGGCAAATATACCACTAATAAGATAAAAAATGAGATAATGAAAATGTCCTAAAAAATCCTCCACATTATTACCAAAAATCCACAAATAAAGCATATTTGAACCAAGGTGGAGGATGTTTCCATGCAAAAATATCGAACTAATCAAGGTTAACCAGGGCGAAATGAAAGAGGTGTTTAATTCACCTTTCCCCCACAGAGTAGCTGGTACCAAACCTCCGTATCGGAAAAACGGTTCCAGACCTTGCCCTTGTAAGATTTCAAAAAGAAATATAATAATATTAATGGCTATCAAAATAACCGTGATGAATGGAAATTTCCTGGTTGGTAACTCATCTCGAATGGGAATCATACTATAAAAATATCATATCCGTAAGGACTTTGCACCGGTTTTTTAAATATTAGCTGCCTTTTTGTGTTCCCTTAATCTAAAATCTCAAGGAATAATTGGTTGGCAATTAAAGTCCCCCGGGAAGTAAGAATCCACCTCCCTTCCCTCTCATGAATAAAATGACTCTGAGCAAAATCTTCTAACTGAATGAGCTTCTCTTGAACTAAAGACTCCGGATACGTTTTGAATAGTTTTTCCGTTTCAACTCCCTCGCTGGTTCGTAAAGCGAGAATCATCTCTTCCGCTAATTTTTGTTTAAGGTTTAGAATGTCTTTGGTTACCACTGGAGATTGACAATTTTTGATTCTTTTTTGATAATGACTCAACGTCGAGGCATTTCTCATCCTGATTCCTCCTAAATAAGAACTGGACGATACCCCCAAACCCAAATATTCTTGATTTCGCCAATAGGTAAGATTGTGAAGGCATTCATACCCAGGTTTGGCAAAATTTGATATTTCATATCTTCTATATCCATACTTTCGTAATATTTGCTGTGTCCACCGGTAAATCGATGCTTCCCAGTCCTGGCCAGGAAACAAGGCGAAGTGTTTTTTTAAAAAAATTCTCAGCGGTACCTGATGGCTCAGGGTGAGATTGTAGAGAGAAAAATGAGGCGGTTGATACATTAATAGATGTTCCATTTCTTTTTTCCAATCAGAAAAGGTTTGAAAAGGAAGACCATACATCAAATCGAAACTCCAGTTCAAAAACAAACCGGTATCGATTAATTCTGTCAAAAGGTTATGAACTTCTTTTTCCCGATAAGCTCGTCCTAAAAAAGAC
Coding sequences:
- the pgk gene encoding Phosphoglycerate kinase translates to MDKKTIRDIPKDQLKGKKVLVRVDFNVPLNEKREVTDDTRIVMSLPTIRFLLEQGARVILVSHLGRPKGGPKDELKMNPVALKLEQILGYKVQKADDCIGESVAQMANKLKDGEVLLLENVRFYPQEEANDHEFARSLASLADIYVNDAFGTAHRAHASTAGVAAFLPAYAGFLMEKELESLGEKLNHPVRPFLAILGGAKVSSKIGVIQKLIEKVDVLLIGGGMSYTFIKALGYEVGTSLLEESMIEEAKKIMDMAKEKKVNFILPDDFIVAAEGKEGVPTQVVAWNQIPANMGGFDIGPKTIEKFGQAIMKAKTIFWNGPVGLFEVKSFSTGTVEIAKKVAQSGAVSVVGGGDTIAAINQAGVANAITHISTGGGASLEFVEGRKLPGVEVLQSK
- a CDS encoding CBS domain protein; its protein translation is MFIEELMIPEAPTVNDFDTVGDTIQFLNRRKLSGVPVVDLEQNLVGYFSGSDFFNYIESEVKKELGSAALSFYEFRKKMRELFDKEVSEFLSEKSESLEVNQTEEDAIHFFLQSDFESVPVVRMGKVVGMLSKTKLLQVMLENK
- the gluP_1 gene encoding Rhomboid protease GluP, coding for MIPIRDELPTRKFPFITVILIAINIIIFLFEILQGQGLEPFFRYGGLVPATLWGKGELNTSFISPWLTLISSIFLHGNILHLGSNMLYLWIFGNNVEDFLGHFHYLIFYLISGIFAGLVHALLFPSSTIPTIGASGAIAGVMGGYLILFPGARVIVMLIFGFFVTFVRVKAVLVLGIWILLQVVSGLTSLGMSSRGGVAWFAHIGGFLLGVLWCKIVSNRYYRTHYW
- the hemN gene encoding Oxygen-independent coproporphyrinogen-III oxidase 1 is translated as MREIALYIHVPFCIQKCRYCDFVSYPYLQPESISDYFKVLTQELQIRTENDKLQNVVLKSIYFGGGTPSLVSPEILNDFLLLLRQNFRFSESIEITVEANPGTLNSEKIREFAHLGVNRLSIGIQSFQNRFLSFLGRAYREKEVHNLLTELIDTGLFLNWSFDLMYGLPFQTFSDWKKEMEHLLMYQPPHFSLYNLTLSHQVPLRIFLKKHFALFPGQDWEASIYRWTQQILRKYGYRRYEISNFAKPGYECLHNLTYWRNQEYLGLGVSSSSYLGGIRMRNASTLSHYQKRIKNCQSPVVTKDILNLKQKLAEEMILALRTSEGVETEKLFKTYPESLVQEKLIQLEDFAQSHFIHEREGRWILTSRGTLIANQLFLEILD